One genomic segment of Anopheles funestus unplaced genomic scaffold, idAnoFuneDA-416_04 scaffold_41_ctg1, whole genome shotgun sequence includes these proteins:
- the LOC125774595 gene encoding uncharacterized protein LOC125774595, whose translation MKKFLIICKEHGLNFVKNYPSRFSIPRFAFIQHFEQIELHCFADASEAAYGACLYVRTEDSNGNVSVSLLASKSRVSPLKPLTIPRLELCAALLAARLHDKAKKALLMPVNRTFFWPDSTVTLHWLQSPPRTWKTFVVNRVAEIQELTQAGKWQHDSGKDNPADLVSRGITADELVESDLWKSGPCWLKEPKSSWPQNITSTSNLAEGERKSSSVALAVQTKEPNEVFLRFSSFSKLVRVIGFCLRFFNNSRNPHQKIKSNTLSVDELHGAKIALIKIVQSETFPEELQYLKNGKLVPRTSQLKLLGPFIDEDGIIRVGGRLQHSEASYDVQHQIIIPGFHPFTQALLAHKHRKYMHLGVNGTLAVVRDEYWPINGKRAIRSVIRNCYRCCRSKPQPILQPEGQLPIGRVTPASAFTSTGLDYCGPFLLKPYHRKAAAHLSIVEANHYTSIRTTERISLALRMNYTPSTRCSNKIHHIVLHHIWLMKEFNGTSFHHAHPTSADFGRPLLRQ comes from the exons ATGAAGAAATTCCTGATCATATGCAAAGAGCATGGATTGAATTTTGTCAAAAATTACCCATCAAGGTTCAGCATACCAAGATTTGCATTTATACAACACTTCGAACAAATTGAGCTACATTGTTTCGCAGATGCATCCGAGGCTGCGTACGGGGCCTGTCTTTACGTCAGAACCGAAGACAGCAACGGCAATGTTTCAGTGAGTCTGCTGGCTTCGAAATCCAGAGTATCGCCATTGAAACCACTCACCATACCTCGTCTAGAATTGTGTGCCGCGTTACTTGCTGCTCGTCTGCATGATAAAGCAAAGAAAGCATTGTtaatgccggttaatcgaacCTTTTTCTGGCCCGATTCAACAGTGACACTACATTGGCTACAATCTCCGCCAAGGACGTGGAAAACTTTCGTGGTAAATCGCGTCGCCGAGATTCAGGAGTTAACTCAAGCAGGAAAATGGCAGCATGACTCTGGAAAAGACAACCCGGCGGATCTTGTATCCCGTGGTATAACAGCAGACGAACTAGTTGAAAGCGATCTCTGGAAGAGTGGTCCATGTTGGTTAAAGGAGCCAAAATCATCCTGGCCTCAGAACATTACCTCCACGTCAAATCTAGctgaaggtgaaagaaaatccaGCAGTGTTGCCTTAGCTGTACAAACTAAAGAGCCCAATGAAGTTTTTCTACGGTTTTCCTCATTCTCAAAGTTGGTGCGAGtcattggtttttgtttacgGTTCTTCAACAATTCTCGCAATCCGcatcagaaaataaaaagcaacacaTTATCCGTAGATGAATTACATGGAGCAAAGATTGCATTGATCAAGATTGTGCAGTCTGAAACCTTTCCTGAAGAACTGCAATACTTAAAGAATGGAAAGCTGGTACCTCGAACCTCGCAGTTAAAACTACTCGGCCCATTTATCGACGAAGACGGAATAATTCGTGTTGGCGGCCGGTTGCAGCATTCAGAAGCATCCTATGATGTTCAGCATCAAATAATCATTCCTGGGTTCCATCCGTTCACGCAGGCGCTATTAGCGCACAAACATCGGAAGTACATGCATTTAGGAGTAAACGGGACTTTGGCCGTTGTACGGGATGAGTATTGGCCTATCAACGGCAAACGAGCTATTCGCAGTGTCATACGGAACTGTTACCGATGCTGCAGATCCAAGCCTCAACCCATTCTTCAACCTGAAGGGCAGCTTCCCATTGGACGAGTTACTCCTGCAAGTGCTTTCACTAGCACAGGACTGGATTACTGTGGTCCCTTCCTGCTTAAACCGTATCATCGAAAGGCAGCAGCTC ATTTGTCTATCGTCGAGGCAAACCATTACACATCTATTCGGACAACGGAACGAATTTCATTGGCGCTAAGAATGAACTACACGCCATCTACAAGATGCTCCAACAAGATCCATCACATAGTATTGCATCATATTTGGCTGATGAAGGAATTCAATGGCACCTCATTCCACCACGCGCACCCAACTTCGGCGGACTTTGGGAGGCCGCTGTTAAGGCAGTGA